The nucleotide window gcactcaatccactgagccacaccagcctggggtggaaaacattttttaacagaaTACTATGaagttatatttcatatttaaggGAAAATAACCCTTATTTATTGTCACTGTATGAACCTCTCGGTGCCTCTTTATAGCCACAAATTATAAAGTAATTCCACAAATTATAGTTACCTTTTCCTATTCAATAaaattttgaactttatttttataatgatgactattctttaaaatatttatttatagagataggggaagggagagaggaaggagagggagagaaatattgacgtgtgagagaaacagtaatcagttgcttcccacatgcccccacctggggacttggcccacgccccaggcatgggccctgattgggaatggaaccagtgaccttttggtccgcaggccagtgctctgttcactgagccacaccatctcGGGCCATGGTGACTCTTGAAATGTTAGGTATCAGAGTTTGGCATATTCTGCCTGCCTTCACAGTTAATGTAAATTCTGCTGGTAAAATTaaatggggaagaaagaaagtgagcatttgaaatgtggttagTGTCCTAAAACAAGTTAGCTTTTGGCCTTTAATGTGCTGTTCCTTACAACATGTGCCCTTCCTTCCTGGTGTAAATGCCACAGGTTACCTGGGTTTGTATAATGGTAGGCTCTCACGTGCTAGTCCTTTGGATACACACTCCTGCCGTTTTAAGAAGTGTAAAAGTCTGGAATTGTTACATTGCAGAAGGAAGAAGTGGAGCCGCACAGAAAAAAGGAGATGGAAGAAAGAGCAATAACTATAGACATCCCTGAAGTTCTAAAGAAGAAGCTGGAGGACGATTGTTACTATATCAACAGGAGGAAACGGGTATGCGGGGGAACACATCAAACGTGGATTTGTGAGAGAACGTCCATTTAGCAGTATCTTGTAATCATAGACTCAAACAATTGAGCACCTTAGGGGACGTGAAGTTTCTGCTTTAAGTTTTGTACTGAGTCAGGATTTAAAATGATGTGACAGCAGTGCTCTGCCACTGATTAAATTAAAGTGCGCACAGTCTTTCCAAGCCCTGGGAACCCATTAGAATCCTCCAGGGAGCTTTGCAGAAACCTGAAGCGTGGGCTTCCAcccgcgggggggcggggggggtaaGATGAAATTGATCTATGGTGGGGGGGTGGCTGCGGGTGTATTCTTAGAGGCTCCCCAGGTGGTTCTAATAGATCCCTAACATGAGAATCACTGCTtgtgtctatttaaaaaattaatactgcGATCTACTTGGTGATATGAGTAGACGAAAAACACCAAAGAGCTTCAAAGCGTAGTTTTTAATGAAATTCTCTTTGAACTCAGTGggctttatttttgtgtttaaaaagtgGCACGGGCAAGACCACTGTTTGTCGCAGTACGTGGTATATACTGTGCGGTGAGTGCATCGGATGTGTCCATTTGTCTTAACAGTTAGTGAAGCTTCCGTGCCAGACCAACATCATCACCATTTTGGAATCGTACGTGAAGCATTTTGCCATCAATGCAGCCTTTTCAGCCAACGAGAGGCCCCGCCATCATCACGCTATGGCGCACACCACCATGAATGTGCATTACATCCCAGCGGAAAAGAAGTGAgtggcggcggggcgggggcaggttgGCGTCTCGTGGTTCTCTTTGTGTATTAGGGATTGACTTTGATTTTAGAAGAGGCTACCCTGTGTTCATTTCAGTTGTTAGGATTCCATTTGATACATCCCTTAACATACAACTTAGCATTAAAATAGCATCCCTTTTTTGAAATGTTCAGTAAGTGTGTCTGATCTGGATGCAAGACCAAGAGCATTTTGTTCAGCGATGTAATTTAGGGGGACAACTCTGGTCCTTGAGCAGCACCGGCATGGGCAATGAGAATTTTATCAGAGCTTGTTTACAAACGCGTCTTTATTCCAGTCTGAGCAATTGCCCTCATGGTCTTGCCTTGGCCTGCGTGGCTCAGCTGGAGTAGAATTGGACAGGTGGCTTGTTCAAATCTGAGTAGGTGTTGGGCGTTCATCGGTCTGCCCCCGCCAACCCCCAGCGATTGCGGCCTGTCCACCCTCTGCGGCACCTGCTGCTCGTGTGGCACGTGCGGCGCCGAACCTAATCCTTTGTGTTCCGTGCTGGCAGTTAACATTGCTAGCGTACTGACTGCTTTATCTTATAAACCAGTGTTGCCGTTTAATTCTTTATAGCCGGCATCTACAAATTCACTTCGTTCTTTGTGTGCCGGTCTGATATGTAGTGTTAAAAATTCTGTGTTATTAAAAATTTACGACCTGATTGTGACATTTTGGAAAGTTCTTACATctctaatctcttctttttaatcctcCTAGTGTTGACCTTTGTAAGGAGATGGTGGATGGCTTAAGAATAACCTTTGATTACACTCTCCCGTTGGTTTTGCTGTATCCATACGAACAAGTTCAGTATAAAAAGGTGACCTCGTCCAAATTTTTTCTTCCGATTAAGGAAAGTGCCACGAACACTAGTAGGTAAGTCCCAGGGTAGAGAACTTGGTTGGATTTTGAAcggctctctccctctttccaaaGACAGTGGAGTGGAGAGAACACGGCCTGACAAGGGTAGGAGAGACAGGAGGGGCGGGTTTGAAATTAGCTCCCTCACTTACTGGTTGTGGGACTTGGGGCGTGACTTCTGAGCCTCTTTCTCTCGCCTCTGCTGTGGGAAGAACGTGGGCCTCCTTGGGTGGTAGTTGTTAAGGGAGGGAGTTGATGAAGGCCGGCCCCCTGGGGCCTTCGGGTCAAGGTTCGTTTTGTTCTTGCTGCGCTGCATCGTCACTTCCGTCAGTGACCACGCCCGACCAGATCTCCCTTCTGTGAGGGAAGCAGAAGCCCCCCAGACTAAAGTCTCTGCGCCCGTGGGTTTAAGCTGCAGTACTCCCTCGCGCCTCTTCCCGAGAGTGGAAGGTTCTCGGGACTTCCCCTCGTCTAACTCTCGCCTCCACACCCTCTGCCTTGGTCTGCCACGACCCCTTCTGACTCTGCTCCCCGAGGGAGGCCACTAGCAACTTGCCGCGCGCCACGCTGTGCTCTGCATAAGCCACcttccctgctgtcccctcctcccttggTGGCTCCTGTCTCCTGGTTCTCTGCCTGCCTCATGATTTCTTCTCAGCCTGTCGCCCTTCCCTGTCGGTGTCACTCCAGGTGAGAGGCCTGTACAGCTCACTGGGGACCTGCGTCGATGTCCCCATGCTGTTTTCCAGGCCTCTAGGTTCCCGGTGTCCCTGGTGAACTGTGTGTGTTCTCCCAGTTGAGGCGTTCGGTAGTTTCTTTGATGCGGTATCCTCATCCCTGCGCGCGGGGCTTCTCAGCTTTGGCCCTGCTGCCATCTTCAGCCTTGTCGTTCTTCGCTGTGGTCTGTGCTCTGCATTGTAGGGTgttccctggcctccacccactggaTGCCAGCAGCACCTCCCAGTTGTGACAGCCGGACACTCCCAAGGGAGAGCCTTCTCTTAGGCCAATATGAAAGGGACAGTGGTTGAGAGGGCTAAAATGGTTGACTGTTGAGAGAGGCACTTGCTTTCGCACGCTTGGAAGCGAATGTGTGTAACCCCGCTGGAGCGCAGCTGAGGGTGTGTTTTCTGTTCGGTCTGAGGGAGGACACTGAAGAGCCTGTGCGGGTTTTGCACAGATCCCGCAGACAGGGGCACGTGACATCCTCCCCTTTCTGCCGCAGGAGCCAGGAGGAGCTCTCTCCAAGCCCACCTCTGTTGAATCCATCCACCCCGCAGTCCACGGAGAGTCAGCCGACCACGGGCGAGCCGGCCACCCCCAAAAGGCGCAAAGCCGAACCGGAAGCCTTGCAGTCCCTCAGGCGCTCCACGCGCCACTCCGCCAACAGCGACAGGCTGTCCGAGAGCAGCGCCTCGCCTCAGCCCAAGCGCCGGCAGCAGGACACGTCCGCCAGCATGCCCAAGCTCTTCCTGCACCTGGAGAAAAGTAGGTCCTTTCCCTGGGGCAGAAACGAGTCCCCCcggcaggaggggctgggagaggcgggAGGAGCACACGGCACACCCACCTTTGCCCGCTCGCCTGTGGGAGTTGGACTAAGCTTAGCCCTGATGAGGCTCAGGAGGCCTTTTCCCTGGCCCGGGGCGGCCTGCTGGGCTTTATCTCTGTAGTGGGATGCTTGGCGCCTGCCGGTTTAGCTCTGTGTCACCGCAAGTCAGTTATCAGTCACTCCCgttccctccccccagccatcaCGCTGGGCAGCTGCTGATGACGTGCTGCCCCTTTGCATTTGCCTGTCCTCTGTGTGGGTTCTTATCAGTGGAACCCTGCAGTATGCGGCCTTGTGTCGGTGGCTTTTTTCACTCGGCGTCACGTGTTCAAGGTTCATTTCGTTGTAGCTTCTATTAGTTCTtgattcccttttttccccccacgTGATATTCCAGGTACTGCCTTATAATAGGAGAGGCTTACTGTTAACAATGAATAACTTCTCTGCTGTTTGTCACTGCCTTCCCGCAGTCTGTGATTCACAGCGGTGTGCTTTCGAGGTGAATAATGCACATCTTTCCCTTTTGCAGAGACCCCCGTGCACAGCAGATCGTCCTCACCTGTTCCTGTGACCCCCAGCAAGGAAGGCAGTGCGGTGTTTGCCAGCTTTGAGGGCAGAAGAACGAACGAAATCAATGAGGTAGAGTTAATGTCCTCTCCTCAGCCCCAGTGAGTCCTTCCGCTCTGTAGAAGCATCGTGTTGCTCGTGCTGTGGGCAGTACCGGGATTGTTTCTGTGATATGCGCCATTGCGCTTTCGGTTTCTGAAATGAGAAGATTCTTAGGGTTCCAGCCCTACACttacattcatctttttttttttttttttaaagattttattttttttatttatttttagggagggaaggaaggggtagagagagagagagagagagagagagagagagagagagagagatcaatgtgcagttactgggggttatggcctgcaactcaggaatgtaccctggctgggaatcgaacctgggacactttggttcccagcccgcgctcaatccactgagctacgccagccaggtacaTTCATCTTTTATCCTAAGTAACTAAGTATTGCTACATGCGTACAGCAAGTCCTCGCTTAACACCGTAGACAGGTTCTTCCACTTTAAGCAAAATGCcataaaataaaaccagttttACTATAGGCTAATTGATGTAAAAAGGAGTTAAATTCCTacggcatctcatcaacattgtAACCAAATGACGTGATCTGAGGACCTACTGTGTTGTCAGTTTATGCAATAGGTGTCAGAACACTTCCTCTGCAAAAGGCCAGAgagtaaacattttaggctttgcaggccacacAGTGTCTAACAAGACTGCCCAACTCCAAAAGTAGCCATAGATACTTTGTAAATGAATGTATTCCGTTCCTGCAAAACTTGATTATGGTCACAGAGATTTGaatatctcataatttttatgtatgacGAGacattgttcttttttgttgttgctatttttcaaccatttaaaaatgtcaagtCCATCCTTAACGATGATACTAATAGCCACCCCTTGGAGGGCCTGCTGTATATCAGCATTGTGCCAGGCACCTGGCCGAAATTACCTCGAATTCTTACCTTGCCGCTGGGTTTCcactttgcagatggggaaacttttcattttaaaattctgtttctaagGCCACCTAACTGGTGTAGGCAGTGCGTGTTTCCGGGAGTCAGTAGATGTCTTCTTAGTGCAGCAGGATACTTGGTGAGCCCCGCCTGGGAGGTGGGGTGTCCTCGCTTCTGTGAAGAGAGGAAGGCGACTATGCCAGGGTCAGCACGGTTCTTCTGTGGAGAGGCAGATCGTAAGTGTTGTCAGGGTTGACAGCTGTGTTCACTTGACTCAGTGGGTCATACTAGCTTCCCAAGTGAATATAACGGCAGAAATGGGGAAATTTTGAAACAATAATAGTATTACTCAAAATGTCTTTGGGTTACTTTTCACTGCTTCATTCTCTTACACAGCAGGATTTTCAGTAAAGGAAAAGGGGCGAAATGACCAAATTAGTTACAGCCAATTTATAGGTAGTAGGTGTTAAAAATGAGGAAGTCAAATATTTCCATAATTTTAAGCCTTCCCCATCCcgcacttttatttatttttataagcttgtgtttattttaatatagtgGGTTGGTTTTTCCtctacatataatttattatcatAATTTTTAGGTGATTAGAAGTGTCTCCATGTTGCCAAGGAAGGTGGATCCTCgtagaatttatttaaaaggcaaaaatgttttcagaagttACAGTAGAAAACTGCAATATATATGCTAATATATAATCTATATGGAAAATATACAGTGATTCTCATGCCCCCTACATAATTCCACCACTAAGAAATGCACATTAACACTTCGGTATATacttcatggttttttttttctgtatatttacataataattgTACACAATATTTTACactgtgtctttaattttttgcAAGTGTCATACTGAACTTAATTAATTTGTATGGTGATCCCCTTCAGTGTAACGCACTACACTCTCCTGTATCCTGAACTCACGCTCACCAAGAGCTCCATGGGACGGTGGAGGGCTTCTTCAGAACTTCCACATTGGAGTGTTATCGCTGTCTCCTCCCCTGTTCTGGCCCAGCTGCAGAGGAGCTCCTGGGTGCTGGACTGACAGGAAGCTTGGGGGTGGCAGTGTGACACTTCATGGGTGACATCGGGCTGCTGGTCTAAATGTGTCCAAGCACGTGTGTTTCCGCCAGAACTGGATGTCGAGGTCTGTTGGTAGTGGAGTGTTAAGACACAATAGTGAAGTGTCCACGTGTGCCTCTCCCAGGTCCTCTCCTGGAAACTGGTGCCCGACAGTTACCCTCCAGGTGACCAGCCGCCTCCACCCTCCTACATTTACGGGGCACAGCATCTGCTGCGCTTGTTTGGTAAGACATCctgctccctgcttcctccccagccccccgccccccacccctttaTTTCTGCTTTCGCTTTAACACTGTTGTTAGCTTAGGGACATCCGGTGGTAATTTGGGGTCTAAGACAAATTACTGAAAGGGGACCTCTTTAAAAATAGGTACTTCATGAATgttacatttcataaaaattatatttgtaacgTTTGTCCTACCATTCTGTCTTCCTGTTCGCTTagagtttttagttttgtttgatAATGTAGACGTTCATTTCAGGTCAAATAAGGACAAAGAGACCCAGGTGATATCTGAGTATATCCTACCCATTGCATTGCCAGATTCTGCTGATTGTACatggttttttccttctttttaatacaGTGAAACTTCCAGAAATCCTTGGAAAGATGTCCTTTTCTGAAAAGAATTTGAAGGCTTTACTGAAGCACTTTGATCTCTTTCTGAGGTATTTTTATCACTCTTATCAAAAATTAACCCCTACTGCTTTATATCTATATAGTGCCTTATATATGGCTTTTCTGGATTTCTCTTTAGCAAGTGTGGAAGCCAGCTCTGATATTTTAAGTATGGTTGCTTATAACTGTAATTGTAATATAGGGGGGTGGAGTttggctctttcttttttttccataaaatttttttaacagagCATCCTCTGACTTCATtatagtaaattttttttttacgattttatttatgtctagggagggagaaagagagagagaaacatcaatgtgtggttgcctctcgtgtggcccccactagggacgtgacctgcaacccaggcatgtgccctgactgggaatcaaacctgtgatgctttggttctcagcccacgctcaatctgctgagctatgccagccagggctcttttttccATAATTTATGTGCTTCCTGAATCAAGGCCATTCATTGTatggaaatagtttttttttaagattttacttatttattttttaagacacagagggaagagagggagaaatagagggagagaaacatcaatgtgtggttggcacttatgccccctgctggggacctggcatgcaacccaggcctgtgccctgactgggaatcgaactggtaaccctttggtttgcagcgcagtgctcagtccactgagccacaccagccagggcagagttaaATTTTTTGTGTCACCAAAAGAATTCAGTTGGATAACCTTgtgaaaagaaaattgattttctaTAGTAGAAGCGATTGACTAAGGTCGATgacttaattttgtgtttttcattcaGGAGTACGTTAAGTATTAGACTCTTTTTTGTTGCAAGTACATAAACTAACTTAAATATTAGCATTTACAGGTTGGATTTTTGGGTTTACTTTAAAGTTAAGGTAAATGACTTGTTGACAGTTTGTGAGTTCAGAGAAAGGTATTATTCCCTTCCCCTGACAGAGCCAGTCATTTTAGCGTATCACAAGATCATGGCCCCCACCTTTGCCGCCCCTCCCACCGCCTCGCTGTGAGCCCCACCTCCTGTCTGCCTGTGGCCCAGCtcttccccacccacctgcctgctGACTAGTTCCTCTCCTTGGCAGTCGAGGCTGGCCTCAGCCTGGCGCGCTCAGCTTGTCCTATCTGCCTGACTGACTTTCTTCCTTGTCTTGAAGCAGGTGCCTTTTCCTTGTAGTCAGGCCCCAACCTGCAGGAGCTAATCAGGTAGCATCTATGCAGAGTGGGGAGCACTCCGGCCTGAGCAGTCAGTCTTGGAGTTTGTAAAAGCTACTTTCCTGTAGACATTTGGAATAAAGTGTCCGTGCGTGGAATGAGACTTGAGAACATTTTATTAGAAACAAGTTTCAGAATTGATGCGGACCCCGGCCTGAGGAGCCCGTGTGTTGTGGCCGTGACGAAcaaagtcacacagcctgcagaagtcctgtggagggaaaagggacggcgtggccactctctgagtgagacagagggccccggcccctgcctggATAagcttttactgctttttttattgcttttctgggtgtGTTAcctcaaggatggtcctcatttactatgcataagGTCACTGTAGCTGAtgaccttttacagataacaaaggcaAGAATGTTGCTAATGACTTCAAAGAGAAGTATGTTGCAGATccaggggaaaagtggttgaactggttacccgccatccttgggaggtttagcacagactttaggaagttacttgaaagatatgcagtaaacattttgcTGCCTCAGTtcggggtgagggagttttagcaaaaagcaagcctcatggCAGCCCGGGTACatacaatgcaggcctgactccccacgggagaacctaccTGTGGGCTTGGTTCCTATGTGCTGacttgctccccactggttttccgaATCCGGGTGGGCTCCATTCGCCGTGCCGTGTGGTTACGTTCCCTACACAGAATTACCCTCTTCCCTTCCAGCCTCCCCTCAGACAAACCCACAACTCTATTTGGCATAAAAGTTTTGTAAGCTGAAATCAGATAAGGACAGTAAAATATGAAGAGCTTAGCAAGATTAGTTTAGCAGAGGCAGCTGATTTTGAAATATGCCCGATACAAAATAGAAGTTAGGATTTTAGGAAGTAActtagaaatatttacaaataagtaTATTTGGTTTTGAAAAAAAGTATGCAAAATATTCAACTAGAGAATCAATGGACACAGTAACCGTTGTAAAAAGGGTACaatcaaggaagaaaaagttCACCCTTGGATGAATTTTGGCTCAGTTTTTACGGAAGAAGGTATTGCAGAGGTCCGTCCTTAAATTTTTAGGAATTTGGACAGATAGGAGGAGGCCGGGAAAACAGACATGGGGCTAATTAGATTACTCGTTAATATGACCCGTGTGAGAATGTTTGAGTGCTTTATGGTGAAGTCTTTGATACTTCCGAGAAGGTAGCCTTTGTGTATTAGAGACTCTTGAATGGCCACGTTTTAAAAGCCATTGTCAGACATAAGTCGGTCTTCTTGCTTCTGTGTTTTCATACTGTGAGCTAGAACTGTGACACACAGGGCATGGCAGATTATGACACGATATTCTATACCATTCAATTTTGGTGTCACTGAGACCTTACAAACATGAGTTTCTCAAGTGCCAGTTGCtgagtttataatttattttttagagtttgtttttaaaacagggCAATgtagccccgactggtgtggctcagttggttgggcgccCTCCTGCTGAGCAAGGGgtcacccagtcagggcatgtggaagaggcaaccgatcgatgtttctgtccctctctctcccaccctcccttcctgtctctctagaaatgaatataaaccttcaaaataaataaaataggaaaatgtagAAATAGTCCCTGAGGCCTTTTTTACACAGAAGTGTTGATACAATGAAGACTGCCACCTAGTGGAGTTTAGGTTCTATTTCTATTTGTACACTTGATGGCGAAAGGATTCTGATGAAATAGTTAATTCATGTAGAAGCTGGAAATGTGCAGTAAAAGTAATCCGTACGCAGAAATCAAGATTACATTCAGTTTTTCCTAATACCGAAAAGGAGGGACATGTTAGAGTGGTCGGAAGTTAAGATTTTGCTTGCTGGTATGTAGTCCTCACTGCGGTAATCACTGgggccatttttcctttcttttccaggtTTTTAGCAGAATACCATGACGACTTCTTCCCAGAGTCTGCCTATGTCGCTGCCTGTGAGGCACACTACAGCACTAAGAATCCCAGGGCGATTTATTAGCGTTCCCCTGGCTCTGCGAGAACAGCCTCTCCACCGCCTAGCTTTGGGTTGTGGGTCCCCAGTAGAGAGACAACTGGGGATGTGGTGGGAGATGTGATGCCCACCGTGGGGAGGCTGTAGCGGAGGCGGGCCCAGTTATTTGAGTTGTTACATACTTAGTTCTTTCTGTTAAGCAGTACTTCAAGTGGTGCCTGAACAGCCTGCCACACCCGGCCGTGGCCACTGGACGCGCCGTCTGTGCTGGGAGGGGCGAACGGCTGTGTTCCCAGTGAAGCGTTCATGAGCGTGTGCGTAGGTTCGGCTGTTTCAGCGAAAGCTGGCGTTATTAATAATAACCACATGTTTTAGTTCTTTGTTAGCACTAAGCAAAATTGTTTTGCAAAACTCTTCATGCTTAACGGTGATCCTGAGCGACTCTGTCCGACAAATTGGAGTTTTGCTGGAAAACTGCAAAGTGGTCCCAAAATATTTTACAGGGAATTGATATCGAAGGCAAAAGGAAAATTGCAGCTATACATTTGCTTTTACAGTTCCTTTTCTGTAAACCCTTATTTTTGGTGATCTAAAAAAAGCGTTGCCTGACATGTTTGAGATTTTTACAGCTATACTTTGTTGTGTAATGTTATGGTTCCCATTCCGTAAGATGTTATTTTTGATGATCTAAATAAAGCAGAGCCGGTCTTGTTGCAAAGAACCAGGAGGGGGAGTTTTCACTGCAGCCTTGTCCTCTTTCTTCGTCGCAAAAGAACAGCAAGGTAACATCTTGACCcaactttttgttttacttcGTTTTATCTTCGTGCCTTTTTTGGTCAGGTCTttagttttcctttcctttgattTTCTGTCCTTTGACAGCTAGACTAGTACGCGGTTCCTGGAAGTTGGTGCAGCTCCTGGCTGTCTTGTTGCCGCACCCTGGGCTGGGCCGGCGCCAGCACATGtatccaccccccgccccgcccatccTGACCAGCCGATGATCTCTCAGGTCACCCCTCTAACCCTATCTTAGTCTCTCACAAGCCTCCCCTTCACCTCTCCACCGGGATGTTTCAGAAAATCCAACTCAGTCGAAGGGAGGCCAGCACCACACAGGCCACAGGCCGTGACTACAGCACCTGCCCTTCCTTGCACCTCAACTCAGTGGATCGCAATTTGCAAAGATCACTTCTCACGAACAACAAGGGCCACAGGGAACTTGTCACATTTTGTAAATGGTCTCATCAAAGAAACTTTGCTCCTACTGACGAGTGAGAATCAGAACTTCTAAATCAGACTAGACATTAT belongs to Phyllostomus discolor isolate MPI-MPIP mPhyDis1 chromosome X, mPhyDis1.pri.v3, whole genome shotgun sequence and includes:
- the MSL3 gene encoding male-specific lethal 3 homolog isoform X2 translates to MSASEGMKFKFHSGEKVLCFEPDPTKARVLYDAKIVDVVVGKDEKGRKIPEYLIHFNGWNRSWDRWAAEDHVLRDTDENRRLQRKLARKAVARLTGRKKKRCRLPGVDSVLKSVPGEGKEKNDENSISTSSDDSSEEKDEAISEQSDTEEKTEVKEEVEPHRKKEMEERAITIDIPEVLKKKLEDDCYYINRRKRLVKLPCQTNIITILESYVKHFAINAAFSANERPRHHHAMAHTTMNVHYIPAEKNVDLCKEMVDGLRITFDYTLPLVLLYPYEQVQYKKVTSSKFFLPIKESATNTSRSQEELSPSPPLLNPSTPQSTESQPTTGEPATPKRRKAEPEALQSLRRSTRHSANSDRLSESSASPQPKRRQQDTSASMPKLFLHLEKKTPVHSRSSSPVPVTPSKEGSAVFASFEGRRTNEINEVLSWKLVPDSYPPGDQPPPPSYIYGAQHLLRLFVKLPEILGKMSFSEKNLKALLKHFDLFLRFLAEYHDDFFPESAYVAACEAHYSTKNPRAIY
- the MSL3 gene encoding male-specific lethal 3 homolog isoform X1; amino-acid sequence: MSASEGMKFKFHSGEKVLCFEPDPTKARVLYDAKIVDVVVGKDEKGRKIPEYLIHFNGWNRSWDRWAAEDHVLRDTDENRRLQRKLARKAVARLSTGRKKKRCRLPGVDSVLKSVPGEGKEKNDENSISTSSDDSSEEKDEAISEQSDTEEKTEVKEEVEPHRKKEMEERAITIDIPEVLKKKLEDDCYYINRRKRLVKLPCQTNIITILESYVKHFAINAAFSANERPRHHHAMAHTTMNVHYIPAEKNVDLCKEMVDGLRITFDYTLPLVLLYPYEQVQYKKVTSSKFFLPIKESATNTSRSQEELSPSPPLLNPSTPQSTESQPTTGEPATPKRRKAEPEALQSLRRSTRHSANSDRLSESSASPQPKRRQQDTSASMPKLFLHLEKKTPVHSRSSSPVPVTPSKEGSAVFASFEGRRTNEINEVLSWKLVPDSYPPGDQPPPPSYIYGAQHLLRLFVKLPEILGKMSFSEKNLKALLKHFDLFLRFLAEYHDDFFPESAYVAACEAHYSTKNPRAIY
- the MSL3 gene encoding male-specific lethal 3 homolog isoform X3; the protein is MEERAITIDIPEVLKKKLEDDCYYINRRKRLVKLPCQTNIITILESYVKHFAINAAFSANERPRHHHAMAHTTMNVHYIPAEKNVDLCKEMVDGLRITFDYTLPLVLLYPYEQVQYKKVTSSKFFLPIKESATNTSRSQEELSPSPPLLNPSTPQSTESQPTTGEPATPKRRKAEPEALQSLRRSTRHSANSDRLSESSASPQPKRRQQDTSASMPKLFLHLEKKTPVHSRSSSPVPVTPSKEGSAVFASFEGRRTNEINEVLSWKLVPDSYPPGDQPPPPSYIYGAQHLLRLFVKLPEILGKMSFSEKNLKALLKHFDLFLRFLAEYHDDFFPESAYVAACEAHYSTKNPRAIY